The DNA segment GTGGCGAAAGTATAATTGAGAGTCGATGTTGAAGATATTTGAAGTTGGCTTATACTGAGGGATAAATTTGAGTTACCAAATTGTTTTCTTGATGAGGGGAATTTGTGGGCCGGTGGCGTCGGCGGAAAGGGGCGGAAGAAAATGGTGGTTTCACAGCCGCGGGTAGAGGCGGTTGCGGCCATATTATCTCTTCCTCCGCCACTCAAGTCTCAGCCAAGTGCGCGTGTGCGTGTGAGAGAAAATTGGGGttttttaattaactaatataaaaataaataaataaataaataaattgccaaaatatcatattaccctatttttaatttataaacccATTAATACtcctttatttatatataattatattatttagaaTATTACTTTCATCCCTCCATTCCCAACATCCCACGGAGAAGAAATCTCTTCTAGATAAGGTGTCCAATTTGGGTGGGTTGAGTGAGTTAGGTCGGATTGAgtaatagtactattcaaaaattactCAATCAAACCCAGCCCGAACCCGAGCAAACCCGATAACTCTCAACCCGAacaacccgattttgaatttttttaaagaaaattaaataaaattcaaaaaagatatatattttaatttaaacatataataacaaaatctccctcgtatatatgatttaaatttgaaagtctaattgtaaaaaaataaaatatatttactaaatcaaataaacaattgtttaaaaataaaaatgttcgaaataaatattaaattataaaaatttatgatataaatatacaataaatatttttttccagacataaaatatataaaaatataggcaatatttattaattatattttttaaaaaaaaattaaaattttcaggtCAACCTGCGAACTGAACCAACCCAACCCGACCAAatccaaacctgatttttttcgggttgaaccgtgtcgggttggtgggtcgtgtctgattttgacacatCTGCTTATAGACAATACTAAGAAGAAATCCCGCAACGGTAAGAGGAGAATCATATTTTAGGTTTATTATTCACTGCTGTTACAAATTCGAACATTGTATTTAGCTTGATTTTTTTGTTACTAGTTGAAATTCGGATGAGTTTTTATATTGTTATTTGTTCTTGTATGTTCTCTCACTATTATGAACCTATTTTCCCCAATTTTTAGATTTGTTGTGGTTACTATTTgaaagaaatatattatttcttattTAGTTTGCTATattgataatatcaatttacAATTTTGTATTTCTAGATTATGagatttaatttaatgtttAGATATTAGatgatttgtttttaatttgatatttatcTCTAAGTTATATTatctttatttaaaataattcttttctaataaaactcttgTGTTTCTATATATTATAGGACTCTTGGATGGAATAAAGGTGGATGTCAAATAAAGAATATATATAGAGAGCTTATAGGCCGGCATGACATAGAGTTTTTGCAGAGAAGAAAAATATGAGAGCTGAACAAATTTTGATTAGAAGCTTTTTGTGTGATCAGTTGATCACTTTGCTGTATTGCTGATCCGGCCAAACTCTCCAATAGATGAAATTCTTTCCTTTTGTGCTCTGCACGTTTCCTCTTGATATCGGGGGGAAGTACATCGTATTTAAAATTAGCTGGAATGTTCCATTCATTTGCATTGGGTATTGGATATATGGCACCAGTATAAACGAGGGCTCACATTTCAGATGAGTAGTAGGGCGAACAAAAGTCATACAAATCTAATTTTGCCCCATTAATTGTTGCAATTGTATGAGCACATGGAATTTTATCAAGTTGAAATATTCGATAACTACAAGATTTATCAGATAAATTAACAACTTCATCTTTCCcatcatcatattcttgatactcAAATGCATTAAGTTGAGATGCTTTTAACCGTTGTGACAATGTAAAATTATCTCTCAAGATAGCCTCTGTCGATGGAGTAAGTGTCGTCGTAGCTGAACCTGTAGCATTTCGATGCTTGTTGAACCACTTTGATGTTAATTTATGAACTGCATCCAACAATGCTACAATTGGCATCTCTCTTTCAGTCTTAAGTAGTGCATTTATTGACTCCACCCCATTTGT comes from the Primulina huaijiensis isolate GDHJ02 chromosome 8, ASM1229523v2, whole genome shotgun sequence genome and includes:
- the LOC140982119 gene encoding uncharacterized protein; the protein is MYSSPDKWSRAYSPGARYNIMMTNGVESINALLKTEREMPIVALLDAVHKLTSKWFNKHRNATGSATTTLTPSTEAILRDNFTLSQRLKASQLNAFEYQEYDDGKDEVVNLSDKSCSYRIFQLDKIPCAHTIATINGAKLDLYDFCSPYYSSEM